A genomic region of Raphanus sativus cultivar WK10039 chromosome 6, ASM80110v3, whole genome shotgun sequence contains the following coding sequences:
- the LOC108812009 gene encoding uncharacterized protein LOC108812009, which yields MSFSSRPVSSPGRAENPPLLMRFLRTNAGSRSRHRSRARPRSKRPIFFRRKNATETQEPSSPKVTCMGQVRINRSKKKPKPGTNRVNGGHLHGGATENRQRRRRCGWVKNAFSWHPFSGKLKPTCFTPAWRKWKSFTNVSFSRKSEKRSASSRSEPIFSRSTVEPEEREEVRKKERKQEEEDEADSDKSFPATPPRNAFLLTRCRSAPYRSPSLGDNFLEEEETKESHFQRHGNDVVIASPENVSVSSVTEEVKRCVLGSSRRRCMVLTRCKSEPARLGEKLVPENRRLGYT from the coding sequence ATGAGTTTTTCTTCAAGACCCGTTTCAAGTCCGGGTCGAGCCGAAAACCCACCTCTACTTATGCGGTTTTTACGGACCAACGCCGGAAGCAGAAGCAGACACCGTTCCCGCGCCCGTCCCCGTTCAAAAAGACCTATATTTTTCCGGCGGAAAAACGCGACGGAGACACAAGAACCGTCTTCACCTAAAGTCACATGCATGGGTCAAGTAAGGATAAACCGGTCGAAGAAGAAACCTAAACCCGGAACTAACCGGGTCAACGGAGGTCACTTGCATGGCGGTGCAACGGAGAACCGCCAGCGGCGTAGACGGTGTGGATGGGTCAAGAACGCGTTTTCCTGGCACCCTTTCTCCGGGAAACTAAAACCGACTTGCTTCACCCCTGCTTGGCGCAAGTGGAAGTCGTTTACTAATGTTAGTTTCTCGAGAAAGTCAGAGAAGAGATCAGCGTCGTCGAGGAGTGAGCCTATCTTTAGCCGCTCAACGGTGGAGCCAGAAGAACGTGAGGAGGTTCGAAAGAAAGAGCGTAAACAAGAAGAGGAGGATGAAGCAGATTCAGATAAGTCATTCCCAGCTACCCCTCCGAGAAACGCTTTCTTACTAACTCGATGTAGATCTGCTCCGTATAGATCTCCTTCATTGGGTGATAACTTcttggaagaagaagagacaaaGGAATCTCACTTCCAACGACATGGTAATGACGTCGTCATTGCGTCGCCGGAGAATGTGTCGGTCTCGAGTGTTACGGAAGAAGTGAAACGGTGCGTTTTGGGATCGTCACGAAGACGGTGTATGGTACTCACGCGCTGTAAGTCGGAGCCTGCGAGGCTCGGAGAAAAACTCGTACCCGAGAACCGAAGGTTGGGCTATACGTAA
- the LOC108812011 gene encoding aquaporin PIP2-2, whose product MAKEVEGAEGFATRDYEDPPPTPFFDAEELTKWSLYRAVIAEFVATLLFLYVTVLTVIGYKISSDTKAGGDECGGVGILGISWAFGGMIFILVYCTAGISGGHINPAVTFGLFLARKVSLVRAVLYMVAQCLGAICGVGFVKAFQSSYYVRYGGGANSLADGYSTGTGLAAEIIGTFVLVYTVFSATDPKRNARDSHVPVLAPLPIGFAVFMVHLATIPITGTGINPARSFGAAVIYNESKPWDDHWIFWVGPFIGAAIAAFYHQFVLRASGSKSLGSFRSAA is encoded by the exons atggcGAAAGAAGTGGAAGGAGCAGAGGGATTCGCGACAAGGGACTACGAAGACCCGCCGCCAACTCCGTTTTTCGATGCGGAGGAGTTGACAAAGTGGTCTTTATACAGAGCCGTCATCGCCGAGTTCGTAGCCACCCTCCTCTTCTTGTACGTCACTGTTTTGACTGTCATCGGCTACAAGATTTCCTCCGACACTAAGGCCGGAGGCGACGAGTGCGGAGGTGTCGGAATCCTCGGCATCTCATGGGCTTTCGGTGGCATGATATTCATCCTTGTCTACTGCACCGCCGGTATCTCAG GTGGTCACATAAACCCTGCCGTGACGTTCGGCTTGTTCTTGGCAAGGAAGGTATCGTTGGTTAGAGCAGTGCTATACATGGTGGCTCAGTGTTTGGGTGCTATTTGTGGAGTTGGTTTCGTCAAAGCCTTCCAAAGCTCTTACTACGTACGTTACGGTGGAGGAGCAAACTCTCTAGCTGACGGATACAGCACAGGGACTGGACTTGCTGCAGAGATCATCGGAACATTCGTCCTGGTCTACACTGTTTTCTCCGCTACAGATCCCAAAAGAAACGCACGAGACTCCCACGTCCCC GTGTTGGCGCCACTTCCAATTGGATTTGCCGTGTTCATGGTTCACTTGGCCACTATTCCAATCACCGGAACCGGGATTAACCCGGCCAGGAGTTTTGGAGCCGCGGTTATCTACAACGAGTCCAAGCCGTGGGATGACCAC TGGATTTTCTGGGTGGGACCATTCATCGGAGCTGCGATAGCTGCATTTTATCACCAATTCGTCCTAAGGGCCTCTGGTTCCAAGTCCCTCGGCTCCTTCCGAAGTGCAGCTTGA
- the LOC108807159 gene encoding beta-1,4-xylosyltransferase IRX9, with the protein MGSLERSKKKTQIWKKAVIHFSLCFVMGFFTGFAPAGKASLFSNFETTASTTSKSQIPPQTFENSTYTPNSLVDKALVTSQGQAPAPSESREAEPENRSLSETEEEVTPRGLVIVVTPVMTKDRYKNVLLRRMANTLRLVPPPLLWIVVEKHSEADVNSSSTMLRKTGLMYRRIVFKENFTSSESELDHQRNLALRHIEHHKLSGIVHFAGLNNIYDLEFFDEIRDIEVFGTWPMALLSANRKRVIVEGPVCESSQVLGWHLRKINNETETKPPVHISSFAFNSSILWDPERWGRPSSVEGTKQDSIKYVKQVVLEDDTKLKGLPAQDCSKVMLWRLNFPTRTRFST; encoded by the exons ATGGGATCTCTGGAGAGATCAAAGAAGAAAACTCAAATATGGAAGAAAGCTGTGATCCATTTCTCTCTATGTTTTGTAATGGGTTTCTTCACTGGCTTTGCTCCAGCTGGTAAGGCCTCACTTTTCTCTAATTTCGAAACCACCGCCTCTACTACCTCCAAATCTCAGATTCCTCCCCAAACTTTTGAGAACTCTACCTATACACCCAATTCCCTCGTTGATAAAGCTTTGGTCACTTCCCAAGGCCAAGCCCCTGCTCCTTCAGAGTCACGAGAAGCTGAACCAGAAAACAGATCGCTCTCCGAGACAGAAGAGGAAGTTACACCAAGAGGTCTAGTGATTGTTGTGACTCCAGTAATGACCAAAGATCGCTACAAAAACGTTCTTCTAAGGAGAATGGCCAACACTCTGAGGCTAGTTCCGCCTCCTTTACTGTGGATAGTCGTAGAAAAACACTCGGAAGCTGACGTGAACTCTTCATCTACGATGTTAAGAAAGACTGGTTTAATGTATAGACGTATAGTCTTCAAGGAGAACTTCACGAGCTCGGAATCAGAGCTTGATCATCAGAGAAACCTAGCGTTGAGACACATTGAGCATCACAAATTAAGCGGAATAGTTCATTTCGCGGGACTCAACAACATCTATGATCTTGAATTTTTCGATGAGATTAGAGATATCGA GGTATTTGGGACGTGGCCAATGGCGTTGCTATCAGCTAATAGGAAACGAGTGATAGTAGAGGGGCCGGTTTGTGAATCTTCACAAGTATTGGGGTGGCATTTGAGAAAAATTAATAACGAGACGGAGACAAAGCCTCCGGTTCATATATCAAGCTTTGCTTTCAATAGTTCTATACTTTGGGACCCTGAAAGATGGGGTCGTCCTTCTTCTGTTGAAGGGACCAAACAG GATTCGATTAAATATGTGAAGCAAGTGGTTTTGGAGGACGATACAAAGTTGAAGGGACTTCCGGCGCAAGACTGTTCCAAGGTTATGCTTTGGCGTCTCAATTTTCCCACAAGAACACGTTTTAGCACCTGA
- the LOC108812068 gene encoding probable LRR receptor-like serine/threonine-protein kinase At1g67720, whose translation MVRDTLLLLCLLVSTCLFTSSSAQSPGFVSLDCGGAEPFTDELGLKWLPDNHLLFGATATISSPNQTKTQYTTLRHFPADDSRKYCYTLNVTSRSRYLIRATFLYGNFDSNNVYPKFDISLGATHWTTVVISDANVIEKAELVFLASSPSVSVCLSNATTGQPFISTLELRQLNGSMYLTEYEDSFHLSVAARINFGAETEDSVRYPDDPYDRIWESDLLKKANYLVDVAAGTKRVSTKYPVEPAGNDRPPEKVMQTAVVGTNGSLTYRMNLEGFPGYGWAFTYFAEIEELADDESRKFRLVLPDQPEYSKAIVNIRENTQRGYKVYEPGYYNITLPYVLNFRFAKTADSSRGPILNAMEISKYLQKSDGSVDATVMANVASLYSSTVWGQEGGDPCLPSPWSWVVCNSDPQPRVVAVKLSNKNLTGDIPSDLTKLTGLVELWLDGNSLTDQIPDFSGCTNLKIIHLENNRLTGKIPSSLAKLPNLTELYLQNNMLSGRIPSGLKGVVSNFTGNSNLGKGEGKKLGVIIGASVGASVLLIATVFSCIWLCKANKNSKRKTSAEFTNRPLHVQRASSTLSDAHGDGGQCFTLFEMEEATKKFEKRIGSGGFGIVYYGKTREGKEIAVKVLGNNSYQGKREFENEVTLLSRIHHRNLVQFLGYCQEEGRNMLVYEFMHNGTLKEHLYGERRMSWIKRLEIAEDAARGIEYLHTGCVPAIIHRDLKTSNILLDKHMRAKVSDFGLSKFAVDGTSHVSSIVRGTVGYLDPEYYISQQLTEKSDVYSFGVILLELISGQEAISNENFGANCRNIVQWAKMHIDNGDIRGIIDPALAEDDYSLQSMWKIAEKALLCVRPHGNMRPSMSEVQKDIQDAIRIEKEVLAARGGLSDEFSRSSAHSQSSSLMNMGTTHDLAGSHNFVSIDESVLQPKAR comes from the exons ATGGTGAGAGACACACTGCTTCTGTTGTGTCTGCTAGTTTCCACTTGTCTCTTCACTTCTTCATCTGCCCAATCTCCAG GCTTTGTGAGCTTGGACTGTGGAGGTGCAGAGCCATTCACTGACGAACTTGGACTTAAATGGTTACCTGACAATCATCTTCTCTTCGGAGCAACCGCTACCATCTCTTCccctaaccaaaccaaaactcaGTACACTACTTTAAGACACTTCCCTGCTGATGATTCAAGAAAATACTGCTACACTCTCAACGTCACAAGCAGGAGCCGTTATCTCATTAGAGCCACTTTCCTCTACGGTAACTTCGACAGCAACAACGTGTACCCCAAGTTTGACATCTCCCTAGGAGCCACTCACTGGACCACCGTTGTTATCTCTGATGCTAACGTTATTGAAAAGGCAGAGCTTGTGTTTCTTGCTTCGAGTCCTAGCGTTAGTGTTTGTTTGTCTAATGCAACCACAGGGCAGCCGTTTATCTCCACACTCGAGCTTAGACAGCTGAATGGCTCGATGTATCTCACCGAGTATGAAGACAGTTTTCATCTGAGCGTTGCAGCGAGGATCAACTTCGGTGCAGAGACTGAAGATTCCGTGAGGTATCCAGATGATCCGTACGATAGGATATGGGAGTCTGATCTGCTGAAAAAGGCTAACTATCTTGTGGATGTTGCTGCTGGGACTAAGCGAGTGTCCACCAAATATCCTGTAGAACCCGCTGGCAATGACAGACCGCCGGAGAAGGTTATGCAGACGGCTGTGGTGGGGACAAACGGGTCCTTGACTTACAGGATGAATCTAGAGGGCTTCCCTGGTTACGGTTGGGCGTTCACTTACTTCGCTGAGATTGAGGAATTGGCTGATGACGAGTCGAGGAAGTTCAGATTGGTTCTACCTGACCAGCCTGAGTACAGCAAAGCTATTGTTAACATAAGGGAGAACACTCAGAGAGGTTACAAGGTTTATGAGCCTGGCTACTATAACATAACCCTTCCTTATGTGCTGAACTTCCGTTTCGCCAAAACGGCTGATTCCTCCAGAGGACCTATTCTGAATGCCATGGAGATTAGTAAGTATCTTCAGAAGAGTGATGGCTCAGTAGATG CGACTGTTATGGCTAATGTAGCATCTCTATATTCTTCAACCGTGTGGGGACAAGAAGGTGGAGACCCATGTTTACCTTCACCGTGGTCTTGGGTGGTTTGCAATTCGGATCCACAACCAAGAGTTGTTGCCGT AAAGCTCTCGAATAAGAACTTGACAGGAGATATACCTTCTGACTTGACAAAGCTGACCGGTTTGGTTGAGTT ATGGCTTGATGGGAACTCTCTAACGGATCAAATACCAGATTTCTCTGGGTGCACAAACCTGAAGATAAT ACACCTCGAGAACAACCGATTAACCGGAAAGATCCCTTCCTCTTTGGCTAAACTCCCAAATCTGACAGAACT GTACCTGCAGAACAATATGTTGAGTGGGAGAATCCCATCAGGCCTCAAAGGCGTGGTCTCGAA CTTCACTGGGAACTCTAATCTTGGAAAAGGTGAAGGGAAGAAGCTAGGTGTCATCATTGGTGCATCAGTTGGTGCTAGTGTTCTTCTTATCGCCACAGTCTTCTCTTGCATCTGGTTGTGCAAAGCTAACAAGAATAGCAAGAGGAAAACTTCAG CTGAGTTTACGAACCGTCCCTTGCATGTTCAAAGAGCGTCGTCTACACTTAGTGATGCTCATGGAGACGGTGGACAATGCTTCACACTTTTTGAGATGGAGGAAGCCACCAAAAAGTTTGAGAAGAGGATTGGTTCAGGAGGTTTTGGGATTGTGTACTACGGGAAAACACGAGAGGGGAAGGAGATTGCGGTTAAAGTTCTTGGGAATAACTCTTACCAGGGAAAGAGAGAGTTCGAAAACGAG GTTACATTACTCTCAAGGATACATCACAGAAACCTTGTGCAGTTTCTTGGTTATTGCCAAGAAGAGGGTAGAAACATGCTCGTGTATGAGTTCATGCACAACGGAACTTTGAAGGAGCATCTCTACG GAGAGAGGAGAATGAGTTGGATTAAACGGCTTGAGATAGCTGAAGATGCAGCCCGAG GGATCGAGTATCTACACACAGGGTGTGTTCCAGCGATCATACATAGAGATCTCAAGACAAGTAACATCTTACTAGATAAACACATGAGGGCAAAGGTTTCAGACTTCGGTTTGTCCAAGTTCGCAGTTGATGGGACCTCACACGTCTCCAGCATTGTCCGTGGCACAGTTGGATACCTAGACCCCGAGTACTATATATCGCAGCAGTTAACGGAGAAGAGTGACGTATACAGCTTCGGAGTCATTCTTCTTGAGCTTATATCAGGCCAAGAAGCCATATCTAATGAAAACTTCGGTGCCAACTGCAGGAACATAGTCCAATgg GCCAAGATGCATATAGACAACGGAGACATCAGAGGGATCATTGATCCAGCACTAGCTGAAGATGATTACAGTCTGCAGTCAATGTGGAAGATCGCAGAGAAAGCGTTGCTGTGTGTGAGGCCTCACGGGAACATGAGACCGTCCATGTCAGAGGTGCAGAAAGATATCCAAGACGCCATAAGGATTGAGAAGGAAGTGTTGGCCGCGAGAGGAGGGTTGTCAGACGAGTTCTCTAGAAGCTCTGCGCATTCGCAGTCTTCGTCTCTGATGAACATGGGAACGACGCATGACTTGGCTGGTTCTCACAACTTTGTCTCCATTGATGAGTCTGTCTTGCAGCCAAAAGCTCGGTAG
- the LOC108812069 gene encoding interactor of constitutive active ROPs 2, chloroplastic, with product MQTPKPRPGSLEVPQKKPPTTATPRTARKLKTAEADPVSSPNPKIRTPKTQSPKVVADRRSPRTPVIEIQKRKTWGTPEVAAASQLSQLQEELKKAKEQLSASEASKKEAQDEANETKQQLMEINASEDSRIDELRKLSQERDKAWQSELEAMQRQHAMDSAALASAMNEVQKLKAQLSETESSESLRMKLNEAMSLVEELRGEVYDAKEGEARAHEVVSATEKQLQIANLTLEMLRSDGMKISEACNALTTELEQSKSEVKSLEQLVRQLEEEAEARGNANEDSELREEINAAREEISQLKSAVEVTERRYHEEYIQSTLQIRSAYEQVEAVKSGYAQREGELEEELKRTRGEREALHERLMDKEAKLRILADENELLNSKIREAEEVRGELKKVESDVMELRGNLMDKEMELQSVTSQNESLRSEMEKVQSEKDKAVAEALERLGSLTEEADKSGKRAENAREQLGAAQVTNTELEGELRRLKVQCDQWRKAAEAAASMLSGNGNSNGKYVERTGSLESPLRRNVNMMSPYRDETDDDLSSPKKKNGSMLKKFGVLLKKSQK from the exons ATGCAGACTCCAAAACCGAG GCCTGGATCGTTAGAGGTGCCTCAGAAGAAGCCTCCTACTACAGCAACTCCTAGAACTGCTCGTAAGCTCAAGACTGCAGAAGCAGACCCTGTTTCATCTCCCAACCCAAAAATCAGGACGCCTAAAACTCAGAGCCCAAAAGTAGTTGCTGATCGCCGTTCTCCAAGGACCCCTGTAATTGAG ATTCAGAAGAGGAAAACATGGGGAACACCTGAAGTGGCGGCGGCATCTCAGTTATCTCAGCTGCAAGAGGAGCTAAAGAAGGCAAAGGAACAGCTGAGCGCTTCCGAAGCTTCAAAGAAAGAAGCTCAGGACGAAGCAAACGAAACAAAACAGCAGTTGATGGAGATCAACGCCTCAGAGGACTCAAGAATCGACGAGCTTCGCAAGCTCTCTCAGGAACGAGACAAAGCGTGGCAGTCCGAGCTCGAAGCGATGCAGAGACAGCACGCCATGGACTCGGCCGCGCTGGCTTCTGCGATGAACGAGGTTCAGAAACTCAAAGCGCAGCTGTCTGAAACCGAGTCCTCTGAGAGCTTGAGGATGAAACTCAACGAGGCAATGTCTCTTGTCGAGGAACTTAGAGGCGAGGTGTATGACGCAAAGGAAGGAGAAGCTAGAGCGCATGAAGTTGTTTCAGCAACCGAGAAGCAGTTACAGATAGCGAACCTGACGCTTGAGATGTTACGTTCAGATGGGATGAAGATCTCTGAAGCTTGTAACGCCCTTACGACCGAGCTAGAGCAGTCCAAATCAGAGGTGAAGTCGCTAGAGCAGCTTGTGAGACAGCTGGAGGAAGAAGCTGAGGCTCGTGGAAACGCTAATGAGGACTCAGAGCTCAGAGAAGAGATAAACGCTGCGAGAGAGGAGATTAGCCAGCTGAAGTCTGCAGTGGAAGTAACCGAGAGAAGGTACCACGAAGAGTACATCCAGAGCACGTTGCAGATAAGAAGCGCTTATGAACAGGTGGAGGCAGTGAAGTCCGGATACGCGCAGAGAGAGGGTGAGTTGGAGGAAGAGCTGAAGAGAACCAGAGGCGAAAGAGAGGCTTTGCATGAACGGTTGATGGATAAAGAAGCTAAGCTGAGGATACTAGCCGACGAGAACGAGCTACTGAACTCGAAGATCAGAGAGGCTGAGGAGGTTAGGGGCGAGCTCAAGAAGGTGGAGTCTGATGTGATGGAGCTGAGAGGGAATCTAATGGACAAGGAGATGGAGCTGCAGAGCGTAACGTCGCAGAACGAGAGTCTAAGGAGCGAGATGGAGAAGGTCCAGAGCGAGAAGGACAAGGCTGTTGCAGAAGCCTTGGAGAGGCTTGGAAGTCTGACTGAGGAAGCTGATAAGAGCGGGAAGAGAGCAGAGAACGCAAGAGAACAGCTAGGAGCAGCGCAAGTGACTAACACGGAGCTAGAAGGTGAGCTAAGGAGACTCAAGGTGCAGTGTGATCAGTGGAGGAAAGCGGCTGAAGCCGCAGCTTCTATGCTCTCTGGTAACGGTAACAGTAATGGGAAGTATGTGGAGAGAACAGGATCGCTGGAGAGTCCGTTGAGGAGGAACGTCAACATGATGTCTCCTTATAGAGATGAAACTGATGATGATTTGTCTTctccaaagaagaagaatgggagTATGCTAAAGAAGTTTGGTGTGTTACTGAAGAAGAGTCAGAAGTGA